The following are from one region of the Candidatus Cloacimonadota bacterium genome:
- a CDS encoding cytidine deaminase, with the protein MNDRPHWHQYFLEMAVLASKRSTCLRRKVGAIIVKDNQIISTGYNGAPKHVRHCSETGCLRKQLNVPSGERHELCRGVHAEQNAVIQAAINGSSVRDGVLYCTNQPCSICSKILINAEINTIYIAEKYQDQLAQDLLEEAGVNMYLVDVENGNLERII; encoded by the coding sequence ATGAACGATAGACCACACTGGCATCAATATTTTTTGGAAATGGCTGTTCTTGCTTCTAAAAGATCGACCTGTTTGAGAAGAAAAGTCGGAGCAATAATCGTTAAAGATAACCAGATAATTTCAACAGGTTATAATGGTGCTCCCAAGCATGTTCGTCATTGTTCGGAAACCGGTTGTTTAAGGAAACAATTGAATGTTCCTTCCGGAGAAAGACACGAACTTTGTCGCGGAGTTCATGCAGAACAAAATGCTGTTATTCAGGCAGCCATCAATGGTTCATCAGTTAGAGACGGCGTTCTTTACTGCACGAATCAACCATGTTCCATCTGTTCAAAAATTTTGATCAATGCTGAAATAAATACGATCTATATTGCAGAAAAATATCAGGATCAATTAGCCCAAGATCTATTGGAAGAAGCAGGAGTAAATATGTATCTGGTTGATGTTGAAAATGGGAATCTGGAGAGAATTATTTGA
- the tsaB gene encoding tRNA (adenosine(37)-N6)-threonylcarbamoyltransferase complex dimerization subunit type 1 TsaB, producing the protein MNILALNTSSTSGSIAVSKSSNISFISYLDINITHSERLMPMIDLGLKQSKISIKEIDAIALANGPGSFTGIRIGLATAKGICLGRKIPLIPVNTLKLLASNLYGNKYPILTFLDAKMNEVYAALYSPQLDEIIPPQNSKPEVFLKKIKEKVTIIGDGFVKFKNLIEDSGVKSNPALPHQNLALASNLISLILKLERFPEYDFEFISNLEPYYLRKSQAELVRENKL; encoded by the coding sequence TTGAATATCCTTGCTTTAAACACTTCGTCAACTTCGGGAAGCATTGCTGTCAGCAAAAGTAGTAACATTTCGTTTATCAGTTATCTCGATATAAATATTACTCATTCCGAAAGATTGATGCCGATGATTGATTTAGGCTTGAAGCAAAGTAAAATCTCGATCAAAGAGATCGATGCAATTGCTCTGGCAAACGGTCCCGGCTCATTTACCGGAATCAGGATCGGACTGGCAACTGCCAAAGGAATTTGTCTGGGAAGGAAAATCCCTTTGATCCCGGTAAATACTTTAAAACTTTTAGCATCTAATCTTTATGGAAATAAATATCCGATACTTACTTTTCTCGATGCTAAAATGAACGAAGTTTATGCTGCCCTTTACTCTCCGCAATTGGATGAGATCATTCCTCCTCAAAACTCCAAACCGGAAGTTTTTCTAAAAAAGATAAAAGAAAAAGTAACGATCATTGGTGATGGATTTGTTAAATTTAAAAATTTAATTGAAGATTCCGGAGTAAAATCTAATCCTGCTCTCCCTCATCAGAATCTTGCTTTAGCTTCCAATTTGATCAGTCTAATTTTAAAATTGGAAAGGTTTCCTGAATATGATTTTGAATTTATTTCAAATCTGGAACCTTATTATTTGAGGAAGTCGCAGGCGGAGTTGGTGAGAGAAAATAAATTATAG